The Brassica oleracea var. oleracea cultivar TO1000 chromosome C6, BOL, whole genome shotgun sequence genome includes a region encoding these proteins:
- the LOC106300349 gene encoding developmentally-regulated G-protein 2, with protein MGIIERIKEIEAEMARTQKNKATEYHLGQLKAKIAKLRTQLLEPPKGSSGGGDGFEVTKYGHGRVALIGFPSVGKSTLLTMLTGTHSEAASYEFTTLTCIPGVIRYNDTKIQLLDLPGIIEGASEGKGRGRQVIAVAKSSDLVLMVLDASKSEGHRQILTKELEAVGLRLNKRPPQIYFKKKKTGGISFNTTAPLTRIDEKLCYQILHEYKIHNAEVLFREDATVDDFIDVIEGNRKYIKCVYVYNKIDVVGIDDVDRLARQPNSIVISCNLKLNLDRLLARMWEEMGLVRVYTKPQGQQPDFDEPFVLSADRGGCTVEDFCNHVHKTLVKDMKYALVWGRSARHYPQHCGLSHRLEDEDVVQIVKKKEREEGGRGRFKTHSNAPARIADREKKAPLKQ; from the exons ATGGGAATCATCGAAAGGATTAAAGAAATTGAAGCCGAGATGGCTCGGACACAGAAGAACAAAGCTACAG AGTATCATCTTGGCCAGCTCAAGGCAAAGATTGCAAAGCTCAGAACACAACTGTTAGAGCCTCCCAAA GGTTCAAGTGGAGGTGGAGATGGTTTTGAAGTTACAAAGTATGGTCATGGACGTGTTGCACTTATTGGCTTCCCAAG TGTTGGAAAGTCCACGCTCTTGACGATGTTAACTGGCACACATTCCGAAGCAGCCTCATATGAATTCACAACGCTTACATGCATCCCTGGAGTCATTCGCTACAATGACACCAAGATTCAGCTGCTTGATCTTCCTGGGATTATTGAAGGTGCTTCTGAAGGAAAGGGGCGAGGGAGGCAG GTTATTGCTGTTGCAAAGTCCTCTGACCTTGTGTTGATGGTTCTTGATGCCTCCAAA AGTGAAGGTCACAGGCAGATTCTGACTAAGGAACTTGAAGCAGTGGGTTTGCGTTTAAACAAAAGACCTCCACAG ATATACTTTAAGAAGAAGAAGACTGGTGGAATCTCTTTCAACACTACAGCACCGTTGACTCGCATTGATGAGAAGCTCTGTTATCAGATTCTGCATGAATACAAGATTCACAATGCTGAG GTTTTATTCCGTGAGGATGCTACGGTGGATGACTTTATAGATGTCATTGAAGGCAACCGCAAATATATAAAGTGTGTGTATGTCTACAACAAGATAGATGTTGTTGGAATCGATGACGTGGATAGGCTAGCAAGACAGCCAAACTCCATTGTTATTAGCTGCAATCTAAAG CTAAACTTAGATAGACTACTTGCAAGAATGTGGGAGGAAATGGGACTTGTGAGAGTTTACACAAAGCCTCAGGGCCAGCAACCAGATTTTGATGAGCCCTTTGTCCTCTCAGCT GACAGAGGTGGATGCACAGTTGAAGATTTTTGTAACCACGTCCACAAGACTCTGGTGAAAGATATGAAGTATGCACTGGTTTGGGGCAGAAGCGCAAGGCACTACCCTCAACACTGTGGTCTTTCTCACCGTCTTGAGGATGAAGATGTTGTTCAAATCGTCAAGAAAAAG GAGAGAGAGGAAGGTGGTAGGGGGAGGTTCAAGACCCACTCAAACGCACCTGCAAGAATTGCAGACAGAGAGAAGAAAGCTCCACTTAAGCAATAA
- the LOC106300350 gene encoding protein IQ-DOMAIN 1 isoform X2, producing MGGSGNWIKSLISNKKPITDDHQLGDKNSKKKWKLWRTSSESFISSSKGFKSRASSYGTPSLGSDPPSFSADDSFAASVAAVIRAPPKDFLLVKREWAATRIQAAFRSFLARQALRALKAVVRIQAIFRGRQVRKQADVTLRCMQALVRVQARVRAQCNRAPSDGQELEKPSEEKNDPAKQAEGWCDSPGSVNEVRTKLQMRQEGAIKRERAMVYALTHQPRTCPSPNAKVNKQGSVKKSSGSCKSSPGWNWLDRWVADRPWEGRLMEGGPTNSSDNNARKSESSVSEHDAVQVRKNSLTTRVLARPPPMSSSATSSETSSTSQSPVPFSGSFLEEGGYYRKPSYMSLTQSIKAKQRRSGSCSKTPFEKKQSMSFNGDVDVKRSAGSDLYPPAQVTGRHMWAKSQRG from the exons ATGGGTGGCTCTGGAAACTGGATTAAGTCTCTGATATCTAACAAGAAACCCATCACTGATGATCA TCAGTTAGGTGATAAGAACAGCAAGAAGAAATGGAAACTGTGGAGGACTTCTTCAGAGAGTTTCATCTCTTCCTCAAAAGGTTTCAAGAGCCGTGCTAGTAGCTATGGAACTCCTTCTCTTGGCTCAGATCCACCGTCTTTCTCCGCAGATGATTCTTTTGCAGCGTCTGTTGCTGCTGTTATCAGAGCTCCACCTAAAGATTTCCTTCTTGTTAAACGTGAATGGGCTGCTACTCGGATCCAAGCTGCTTTTCGATCTTTCCTG GCAAGGCAGGCGCTGAGAGCTTTGAAGGCGGTGGTGAGGATTCAGGCGATATTCCGTGGAAGGCAAGTCAGGAAGCAAGCAGATGTGACATTAAGGTGTATGCAAGCTCTTGTTCGAGTCCAAGCTCGTGTACGAGCTCAATGCAACAGGGCTCCTTCAGATGGACAGGAGTTGGAGAAGCCATCTGAAGAAAAGAATGATCCTGCTAAGCAAGCTGAG GGTTGGTGTGATAGCCCTGGAAGTGTGAATGAAGTGAGAACGAAGCTACAAATGAGGCAAGAAGGAGCTATCAAGAGGGAGAGAGCTATGGTATATGCACTCACACACCAG CCAAGGACGTGTCCAAGCCCTAACGCTAAGGTGAACAAACAAGGGAGCGTTAAGAAGAGTAGCGGGTCATGCAAGAGCAGTCCGGGTTGGAACTGGCTCGACAGATGGGTTGCAGACAGGCCATGGGAAGGGCGGTTGATGGAAGGTGGTCCCACAAACTCATCAGACAACAACGCAAGGAAAAGCGAGAGCAGCGTGTCTGAACACGACGCGGTTCAGGTTAGGAAGAACAGTCTCACAACCAGAGTTTTGGCTAGACCTCCTCCAATGTCATCATCAGCTACCAGTTCCGAGACTTCTTCGACGTCTCAGTCTCCGGTTCCCTTCTCAGGAAGTTTCCTTGAGGAAGGAGGGTATTACAGGAAGCCAAGCTACATGAGTCTCACACAATCTATCAAAGCTAAGCAGAGACGATCAGGTTCTTGTTCCAAAACACCGTTTGAGAAGAAACAGTCCATGTCTTTCAACGGAGATGTCGATGTAAAGCGTAGTGCTGGTTCGGATCTGTATCCACCTGCTCAAGTAACAGGGAGACATATGTGGGCAAAGAGCCAGAGAGGCTAA
- the LOC106300350 gene encoding protein IQ-DOMAIN 1 isoform X1, translated as MGGSGNWIKSLISNKKPITDDHQLGDKNSKKKWKLWRTSSESFISSSKGFKSRASSYGTPSLGSDPPSFSADDSFAASVAAVIRAPPKDFLLVKREWAATRIQAAFRSFLARQALRALKAVVRIQAIFRGRQVRKQADVTLRCMQALVRVQARVRAQCNRAPSDGQELEKPSEEKNDPAKQAEKGWCDSPGSVNEVRTKLQMRQEGAIKRERAMVYALTHQPRTCPSPNAKVNKQGSVKKSSGSCKSSPGWNWLDRWVADRPWEGRLMEGGPTNSSDNNARKSESSVSEHDAVQVRKNSLTTRVLARPPPMSSSATSSETSSTSQSPVPFSGSFLEEGGYYRKPSYMSLTQSIKAKQRRSGSCSKTPFEKKQSMSFNGDVDVKRSAGSDLYPPAQVTGRHMWAKSQRG; from the exons ATGGGTGGCTCTGGAAACTGGATTAAGTCTCTGATATCTAACAAGAAACCCATCACTGATGATCA TCAGTTAGGTGATAAGAACAGCAAGAAGAAATGGAAACTGTGGAGGACTTCTTCAGAGAGTTTCATCTCTTCCTCAAAAGGTTTCAAGAGCCGTGCTAGTAGCTATGGAACTCCTTCTCTTGGCTCAGATCCACCGTCTTTCTCCGCAGATGATTCTTTTGCAGCGTCTGTTGCTGCTGTTATCAGAGCTCCACCTAAAGATTTCCTTCTTGTTAAACGTGAATGGGCTGCTACTCGGATCCAAGCTGCTTTTCGATCTTTCCTG GCAAGGCAGGCGCTGAGAGCTTTGAAGGCGGTGGTGAGGATTCAGGCGATATTCCGTGGAAGGCAAGTCAGGAAGCAAGCAGATGTGACATTAAGGTGTATGCAAGCTCTTGTTCGAGTCCAAGCTCGTGTACGAGCTCAATGCAACAGGGCTCCTTCAGATGGACAGGAGTTGGAGAAGCCATCTGAAGAAAAGAATGATCCTGCTAAGCAAGCTGAG AAGGGTTGGTGTGATAGCCCTGGAAGTGTGAATGAAGTGAGAACGAAGCTACAAATGAGGCAAGAAGGAGCTATCAAGAGGGAGAGAGCTATGGTATATGCACTCACACACCAG CCAAGGACGTGTCCAAGCCCTAACGCTAAGGTGAACAAACAAGGGAGCGTTAAGAAGAGTAGCGGGTCATGCAAGAGCAGTCCGGGTTGGAACTGGCTCGACAGATGGGTTGCAGACAGGCCATGGGAAGGGCGGTTGATGGAAGGTGGTCCCACAAACTCATCAGACAACAACGCAAGGAAAAGCGAGAGCAGCGTGTCTGAACACGACGCGGTTCAGGTTAGGAAGAACAGTCTCACAACCAGAGTTTTGGCTAGACCTCCTCCAATGTCATCATCAGCTACCAGTTCCGAGACTTCTTCGACGTCTCAGTCTCCGGTTCCCTTCTCAGGAAGTTTCCTTGAGGAAGGAGGGTATTACAGGAAGCCAAGCTACATGAGTCTCACACAATCTATCAAAGCTAAGCAGAGACGATCAGGTTCTTGTTCCAAAACACCGTTTGAGAAGAAACAGTCCATGTCTTTCAACGGAGATGTCGATGTAAAGCGTAGTGCTGGTTCGGATCTGTATCCACCTGCTCAAGTAACAGGGAGACATATGTGGGCAAAGAGCCAGAGAGGCTAA
- the LOC106296516 gene encoding probable cinnamyl alcohol dehydrogenase 1, producing MEESKPPMSSPGGDECLSWAARDPSGLLSPHTFTRRSVTSDDVSLKITHCGVCYADVIWTKNKHGDSKYPLVPGHEIAGVVNKVGSNVTRFKVGDHVGVGTFVNSCRECDYCDEGQEVSCVKGQVFTFNGVDYDGSVTKGGYSSHIVVHERYCYKIPVDYPLESAAPLLCAGVTVYAPMMRHNMNQPGKTLGVVGLGGLGHMAVKFGKAFGLHVTVFSTSVSKKEEALNLLGANNFVISSDHDQMKALAKSLDFIIDTASGDHAFDPYMSLLKIAGTYVLVGFPSEIKIQPATLNLGMRVLAGSVSGGTKVTQEMIDFCAAHKIYPNIEVVPIQKANEAIERVVKKDIKYRFVIDIENSLK from the exons ATGGAAGAATCGAAACCGCCGATGAGTTCTCCCGGAGGAGACGAGTGCTTGAGTTGGGCTGCACGAGATCCATCTGGTCTCCTCTCCCCTCACACGTTCACTCGCAG ATCTGTAACAAGCGATGACGTTTCACTAAAAATCACACACTGTGGTGTCTGTTACGCTGACGTCATCTGGACAAAAAACAAACATGGAGACTCTAAGTACCCTTTGGTTCCTGG GCATGAGATTGCTGGAGTAGTGAACAAGGTTGGATCTAATGTCACACGGTTCAAAGTCGGAGACCACGTTGGTGTCGGAACGTTTGTTAACTCCTGCAGGGAGTGTGATTACTGCGACGAAGGACAAGAGGTTAGCTGTGTGAAAGGGCAAGTCTTCACTTTCAACGGCGTTGATTACGATGGCTCTGTTACCAAAGGAGGCTACTCTAGCCACATCGTTGTTCACGAGAG GTATTGTTATAAGATACCTGTGGACTATCCCTTGGAATCAGCTGCGCCGTTGCTATGCGCTGGCGTCACTGTCTATGCTCCCATGATGCGTCACAATATGAACCAGCCTGGTAAAACTCTTGGGGTGGTGGGGCTTGGTGGGCTTGGCCACATGGCGGTTAAGTTCGGCAAGGCTTTTGGACTTCATGTGACGGTTTTCAGCACCAGCGTCTCCAAGAAAGAGGAGGCTTTGAATCTGCTTGGAGCTAACAACTTCGTTATCTCCTCTGACCATGACCAGATGAAG GCACTAGCGAAGTCTCTAGACTTTATCATTGACACAGCGTCTGGTGATCACGCGTTTGATCCTTACATGTCGCTGTTGAAGATCGCTGGGACTTATGTCCTGGTTGGTTTCCCAAGTGAGATTAAAATCCAGCCTGCCACTCTCAACCTTG GTATGAGAGTGCTTGCGGGAAGTGTGAGTGGAGGTACCAAGGTGACTCAGGAGATGATAGATTTTTGTGCAGCTCATAAGATTTATCCCAACATTGAGGTGGTTCCCATTCAGAAGGCAAACGAAGCTATTGAAAGGGTGGTGAAGAAGGACATCAAGTACCGGTTTGTGATTGATATCGAGAACTCTCTGAAATAG
- the LOC106298122 gene encoding LOW QUALITY PROTEIN: uncharacterized protein LOC106298122 (The sequence of the model RefSeq protein was modified relative to this genomic sequence to represent the inferred CDS: inserted 1 base in 1 codon; deleted 2 bases in 1 codon; substituted 1 base at 1 genomic stop codon), which produces MDNYPNVLERVKGEIEATGHXGKSRSIHRKETHGTSNDIDQNTSVGDVRSSGFFERVKXDIEAIVSAVNPKHSSKT; this is translated from the exons ATGGATAATTAC CCTAATGTGTTAGAACGGGTCAAAGGAGAAATAGAGGCAACGGGTC GTGGAAAGTCGAGGAGTATCCATCGCAAAGAGACTCATGGAACAAGTAACGACATTGATCAGAATACCTCAGTTGGCGATGTGAGAAGCTCTGGTTTCTTTGAACGAGTCAAATAAGATATT GAAGCCATCGTTAGTGCTGTTAATCCAAAGCATTCTTCCAAGACGTGA